DNA from Ananas comosus cultivar F153 linkage group 12, ASM154086v1, whole genome shotgun sequence:
ACGGTAcatcaatatttaattaacaaaattaggttatacgatttaaattgtaataattctgaaagttcgttcaagaaattacaacaaattaaagtttgacaaCCAAAATGTCACTTATAtagtttaagttgaacatgatGATTCAGTCACTGTGTTTAAATATGGTGGCTGAATTTATATCCACATCCTAATTTCTGTTTTTCAAATTAACAGTGATGAAAATTAAAGAGAGGCGGTGACTAGATTGCCGTATTCATATCCACACTGTAaccttatttttctatttaggAGTGATAGGAACAAATAGAATATGGTGAGAATACCAAAAGAGCACACTAATTTGGTCGCCGTATCTAAACATAATGACTGAATTATTATGTTCAGCTTAAAAATATCAACATAATTTTGGGTTGTCGAGCATGACATTCGTaggtagggatgtcaacgagTTAGATTCGGGACAGATTTTCAAAAACTCGAACCCGTACCCGAATccaatggattttaaaaattcatatcccaatccgaaccgaaccaaaaattcaaaacccaaTACCGagtccgaacccgaaaatccaaatccgaaataattatttctctttacaatatttccaaatatattacattaaatctaaatgtttaaaatacaaatttaaatataacatcaaatatttatatatattatatataatataaaataatttcgggtttggatttagGTCGCGTACAATtaaaatccatattcaaatccaaatccgtcggatttttattttttatttttatattcgaaATTATATCCctttagtatcgaataaattTATTTCGTTCGAATTCatattcgaataaaattttgggtatctatatccattgacatccctattcgCATGACCGAGACCATTTCactaactataaatttattagaacaATTTGTTACAAAAATCGAAGGTTTGAAGAAGATAAAAAATTCGATTTAATTTATCCGTACTCTCTctaatctatatctatctatacctatacctaCACATTAATCCCCAAAAGAAATGCCACGTGGCTGTGTTTTCTTCATTTGGCTTTCATCTTATGAAACCAACCCTTTGTCTTCCCTACGCACATAACGTCTCATTTAAGTAGCATGAGGCAtgggatttattttttttcttttttttcaactaCTACTTTTAGTATTTTCTTATCTTCTCAACGTCCGCCGCTACGCTTCCTCCcatcccccttttttttctcctccccaGCCCACTCTAccttctcttatttttttgtgtCGAGTTCTTTAGTTGTTTCAGGTCATAGTGGTGGCGGAGGCGGTGAATGTGATGGCAATAGAGACCAAAGCGGCGGCGGCTGCTGCGGCTGCGAAAACAATAGTAAGTCTCATCCTCTTAGAGACCAATACCAATTAATCCCCAAAAGAAATGCCACGTGGCTGTGTTTCCTTCACTTGGCTTTCATCTTATGAAACCAACCTTTTGCCTTTCCTACGCATATAACGTCTCATTTAATTAGCATGAGGCatggaatttattttttttcttttttttcaacttctacttttagtattttcttattttctcaACGTCCGCCGCTTCACTTCCTCCCagtcccttttttttctcctccccaGCCCActacctcctcttttttttgtgtcGAGTTCTTTAGTTGTTTCAAGTTATAGCGCTGGCGGAGACGGTGAATGTGATGGCAATAGAGACCAAAGCGGCGGCgacggctgcggctgcggctgcgaaAACAATAGCAAGTCTCACCCTCTTAGAGACCAATACAAAGTGagagtttttctattttttttcactcttttattttctctttgttattctatttttaacctattttacagtattttttGAGATTATTTGATAGTTTTTATTTAACATGGGTTGgattagattaaaaatataatattttcataATACCATTCCCGCATCGCGCGGTTAACGACACTAGTCTCACAAAaaggtctatatatatatatatatatatatatatatatatatatatatatatatatatatNCAGTGATGAAAATTAAAGAGAGGCGGTGAGTAGATTGCCGTATTCATATCCACACTGTAaccttatttttctatttaggAGTGATAGGAACAAATAGAATATGGTGAGAATACCAAAAGAGCACACTAATTTGGTCGCCGTATCTAAACATGATGACTGAATTATTATGTTCAGCTTAAAAATATCAACATAATTTTGGGTTGTCGAGCATGACATTTGTaggtagggatgtcaacgagTTAGATTCGGGACAGATTTTCAAAAACTCGAACCCGTACCCGAATccaatggattttaaaaattcatatccaaatccgaaccgaaccaaaaattcaaaacccaaTACCGagtccgaacccgaaaatccaaatccgaaataattatttctctttacaatatttccaaatatattacattaaatctaaatgtttaaaatacaaatttaaatataacatcaaatatttatatatattatatataatataaaataatttcgggtttggatttagGTCGGGTACAATtaaaatccatattcaaatccaaatccgtcggatttttattttttattttcgtatTCGAAATTATATCCctttagtatcgaataaattTATTTCGTTCGAATTCatattcgaataaaattttgggtatctatatccattgacatccctattcgCATGACCGAGACCATTtcactaaatataaatttattagaacaATTTGTTACAAAAATCGAAGGTTTGAAGAAGATAAAAACTTCGATTTAATTTATCCGTACTCTCTctaatctatatctatctatacctACACATTAATCCCCAAAAGAAATGCCGCGTGGCTGTGTTTTCTTCATTTGGCTTTCATCTTATGAAACCAACCCTTTGTTTTTCCTACGCACATAACGTCTCATTTAAGTAGCATGAGGCAtgggatttattttttttcttttttttcaactaCTACTTTTAGTATTTTCTTATCTTCTCAACGTCCGCCGCTTCGCTTCCTTCcatcccccttttttttctcctccctaGCCCACTctaccttctcttttttttgtgtcgAGTTCTTTAGTTGTTTCAGGTCATAGTGGTGGCGGAGGTGATGAATGTGATGGCAATAGAGACCAaagcggcggcggctgcgaaaACAATAGCAAGTCTCATCCTCTTAGAGACTAATACCAATTAATCCCCAAAAGAAATGCCACGTGGCTTTGTTTTCTTCACTTGGCTTTCATCTTATGAAATCAACCCTTTGTCTTTCCTACGCATATAACGTCTCATTTAATTAGCATGAGGCAtgggatttatttttttttcttttttttcaactaCTACTTTTAGTATTTTCTTATCTTCTCAACGTCCGCCGCTTCGCTTCCTTCcatcccccttttttttctcctccctaGCCCACTCTACCCTCCTCTTTTTTTGTGTCGAGTTTTTTAGTTGTTTCAAGTTATAGCGCTGGCGGAGGCGGTGAATGTGATGGTAATAGAGACCAaagctgcggcggcggctgcggttGTGGCTGCGAAAACAATAGCAATAGCAAGTCCCACCCTCTTAGAGACCAATACAAAGTGAGagtttctctaatttttttttttcactcttttattttctctttgttattttatttttaacctattttacagtattttttgagattatttgatagtttctatttaatatgaattggattagattaaaaatataatattttcataATATTTGTCCCCGCATCGCGCGGCGACACTAGTCTCACAAGAAGGTCTATATATAGTACTTACACTTTatcattaataatattaattaattatttttttattaaaatataataaaaatatttttttatacaataaatatatttaataaggAGTGTCAGACCGTGAATAataatgggaaaacttcaaaaacctcccctgtggtttcgtgcattctcactttgctaccctgtggtttaaaacgtatcaatttgcccccctgtggtttcgtttttatctttttgttatcaattttattattattattttttaaaatcagtgacaaagttaaaattaaaggatactaaagtgactattcgataaatatagatggttatctgaagttttttgtatataatttaacgaaatattaacgaaaaagcttccgaaaagataaaaatgaaaccacaggggggtaaattgatacgttttaaaccacagggtagcaaagtgagaatgcacgaaaccacaggccGGGGTTTTAGAAGCTTTCCCAataatatataacttaatgcattctatacttttttttccgTGATCCCACGCGACAGCGAGTCTCCGTCCACCCCACTTTCCCCGTCTCGTACTCTTCCCTCTCTAAACccccacccttttttttttttttaatatcattatttttttattttttttcatttttggagggagggagggagggaaacgggggagggggagagaggaggGTTGTGCAGCCATGAACATCAAGCAATTCCTCGGCCGCCTCCCTCGCAaaccctcctccttctccttcgaGCCGCTTTCAGCCTTCCGCGACGTCCCCTCCTCCGACCGGCCGGCCCTCTTCCTGCAGAAGCTCTCCCTCTGCTCCGCCGTCTTCGACCTCTCCTCCGCCCCCACTCCCCACAACGACGTCAAGCTCCAGACTCTTCTCGAACTCGTCGACTACCTCGGCCCCGCCGGCAGCAGCGCCAAATTCAGCGAGGCCGCCGTCCAGTCCGCCGTCCGCATGGTCGCCGCCAACATCTTCCGCCCCCTCCCTccgtcctcctccgcctccgccgccgacaGCCCTCTAGAGCCCTGTATTGGCATTGGCGCCGACGATGATTTCGAGCCCTTTCTCGACCCGGCCTGGCCCCACCTCCAGGCCGTCTACGAATTCTTCCTCCGATTCGTCGCATCCCCGCAGACCGACCCCAAGATCGCCAAGCGCTACGTCGACCACGCCTTCGTCCGCCGCCTCCTCGACCTCTTCGACTCCGAGGACCCGCGCGAGCGCGAGTACCTCAAAACGATCCTCCACCGCGTCTACGGTAAATTCATGGTGCACCGCCCCTTCATCCGCCGCGCCGTCGCCGACGTGCTCTGTCGCTTCGTCTTCGAGACGGAGCGGCACAACGGGGTCGCCGAGCTGCTGGAGGTCCTCGGCAGCGTGATCAGCGGCTTCGCGCTGCCGCTCAAGGAGGAGCACAAGCTGTTCCTGGCCCGCGCGCTCGTGCCGCTCCACCGCCCGCGCTGCGTCGCCGCGTACCACCAGCAGCTGGCCCGCTGCGTCGCGCAGTTCGTCGAGAAGGACTGCAAGCTCGCGGACGCGGTGATCGCGGGGATCCTCAGGTACTGGCCTGTCACGAACAGCGCGAAGGAGGTGCTGCTCCTTGGAGAGCTCGAGGAGGTTCTCGAGGCCACGCAGCCGCCCGAGTTCCTCTGCTGCGCGATCCCCTTGTTCCGGCAGATCGGGCGGTGCATAAACAGCTCGCATTTCCAGGTACCGGCCCATTTTGCATGATTCAACTGCTTattgtgtcggatcgttggtgctaaccattaaGTCCAAAAGCTTGAGCGGCTAGAAATacacaatcaattcacttataGCGTACACATACAGTGCTCATGAGTCTCGATTATGATTCGGCCCAACCTCacaccacttcgaacatgactggGCCCACCTAACTtcatgccatttcgaacatgacttggcccaaTATAGCCTCCCGtccccgccacagggcaggcccatttaagccaacatattGTTCATCCAAAAGCCTAAGGAACTAGAAGAAGATGGTCTTGTTAGTGAGTTGGTAAAGGTAGGTGCTTTGGCTAAAGGTTTCTTATTTATTGTTTGGATGAATGTTGGCGGGATCATTAGAGCACCTCGAGTGATTTATCTTGCCATAGTGTAGAACTCTTGGATGATTCAAGCGAATGAGCGGATATTATTGTTAGTTTATCAAATGTCGTCATTGGAATAATTTGGTGCCTtcgaagagaagaaagaaagaaagggtaGAAATCCCATTGTTGTTAAAGCAGACTGTGATGATCGAGAAACTAGTGGATGGTTTAGGGTTTCTAGAGTAATGCATCAGCTAAGTAATgctcttgaaaaaaaaaaaaaaaaaagagatttaaatctcaaattggTTCTTTATCCACAACACAAGCAAAGAGAATAAGAGTTGCCGACATTGAAGATGTGTTGTTTGATGCAGATGCTCTAGTAGATGACTTCGGTACTTCTAACTCTAAAGATGAACTTTAAGGGCATTGGATTTGAGACTTAAAATGAGAACCAGAATGATCAATCCCTATTGTGTTGGTGTTTGGCTTGAGGGATTAGCATTCAGATTTCCATCCCTCCAAAATAATTCCCGCCATGGAGGTGGGAATCAATTTTGATTCTAGAAGGGATTCAGAAAagaatttctttcttttcaccaacaattatttaaattcaaatatcaatctatatttaattttagattaaatttgaatttgcattaTGAATtcgaaatttaagtttttaatttcttgttcaagttaaaattttaatataagtttGATATTTGGATTTAgttcttaatttaattttgactttaaaattgaatttgaatttttaatttaaattttaagttcaaatttggatttaaaTATGGATTACGAATGAgatagtaaattttaattttaattaaaattaaatttttttgaaattcaatttaaacatgattttgattctgatttttattataaaccaaacaaattagGAGTTTTCATCATTCTGTTTTTTATTCCCGTCCATTTCCAttcctatttctattttttattcctattttgAACCAAACGTGTCCTAAATTTAATTAGAGACCAAGGTAGAGTTTTAGACAACTTCTTTTGGGTCTTCTCTTCAATGTTATGGAACTTATGTCAAACTTTGGACACTTGATATCCTCAGTTTGGTGTCTTTAACTATGTATCTTCATCTTATATGATCTATGCTTGTTATAACTACTGCTTTTTGAATGGATTTAAAATGAAGTACTGGGTTAAGTTCTTGGTGCTTCTCATTTGCCATACGCCATCGTTTCTCCTTGCTGCTTTGTACCCATTGCATGCTTCAAAGACCTAGATTTCTAGCAACTAGCAGACAcctatttaatattttcattGTGTGGAAACTCATGCTTCAAACTTGTGCCGTAGTTCTGGGCTCAAGGCGGCAAGCAGGGTGCCTTGGGGCCTACGTGCATGTCAATAATTAGGCCCTTGTTGCCAAGATATAGTTTTTTGAGTTCTAAAAGCGAGTTCAAAATATTTGTGTAAAAGGATTTATAATGCAGGATGGGTATTGAATGTTTCTGTATATACTAAGATGCAGGCCCCTAATGCCCCTAATAAATTTGCAATTTATAGCATTCTTGATGTACCAATTCGCATTAGTGATTCAATGGAGCTGTTTGTTTATTATGATAATTCAATGCtacaacttttcttttttcctctttttttttgaatcttaCCTGTGATTTGTTTATAATAGTAATATAGATCTTTTGATGAGTATTTTATTTCATGATAATTTAAGCAAATGTGTGCTTCATCTTCTTAGGTGTGTGCCTTGCGCATAGGATCAATTATTCTTTTGTGTGCCTTGTATGGTGCCTTTTAAAACTATGAACCCTTTCCATCCTAAATGGAGAATAGTTGTCAATAGTGACCATACTACTGTAATAAAATTTGTTGAAGATGGTATTAGCATCCTTATCATACCACCTACACGTCAAACTCttctaatagaaaaatattttggtagGTATCAAAAAACCTATGCTCAAAATTTGCCCTCTCCGTCAAGAAGGAAACTTCAATTCAAAGCAAGAGAACTTATATGCTATGCTGGCAGTTGGTATTGTATTATTGTAGTTCTCAGGAATGAACGAAGAGCTGCTACAGTATCTTCTAGCAAATCTGCATTAATGCATATCTGACACTGTTAGCATAAAGTCACGCCACCATGAATCTATTGAAGTTCACGCCACCATGAATCTATTGAAGTCACTAGATTGtgaaaaaaactgaaatatgtGACAGAGTTTTGAATCTGGAAGTAACAATAATTATACAAAGTTAAATTATGGATTAAAACTAGAGCAGCCTATCAGAAATCAAAGTCAGTAACTATCGAGAAAATAAGCTTCTTATACTAGTCGAAGTACTTCTAATTAAAAATGTTCTTCTTGAAGTCAGTggacaaattttttaaatttgtggaGAGACAACTGCATGCAACTGTAACTAATTTGAAGAACATTAGCCAATGTCATGAAGTGTTAGCTATGGAACAGGCAGTTATATTTTGATTGGCGAAGAGTGAATCAGTATTTTTCTCATGATCAAAGACGTTCAAGTACGTTGTTTAGCTGAAAGTACAATTTGGTGTGTGGCGATCATAGCAATGGTTGATTATTGTTGTCAATGTCAGCCTGAATTAAACCACTGCAGCAAATAGGTCCAGAAATTTGGGATGATTATTGAATTGCAATGCGATACTTTACTAGAATGTTGATATGTTACATCTGTCCTATATCTAAACATTTATTGAAGTTGTAATAAGAGATCCCGCCTTGGTTTTGCTCCGCATGCATTAAGTTTTTTAGTTGAGGATAGTAATAGCACATTTCTTTCTATGTTTAAGCCAACTTGTTCATGCACATCTTTTTGAAAGCATGCTGTGCATTTTCAtggtttatattatattatgtgtCTATTCTCTATTAGCATGTCTTCAATATAACCAGGTACATGCATATTTCTAGAACAAACAAATATACAGACATGTTTCAGTGAGAGAATGATATATGCTACAGTTAATGGCATATTTTCTACGAAAGAAATTTCCTTTTGCTGATTAGATTGTCGGTTCATTGCGCTTTTACTATATTTCTGATTGATCTTACTCGCATCTTGCTTGTTTTGTATCTGTGGTGTTAGATGAAAATTCATACTGCTAGAGAATATAGATACATTTTCTGCTTATTTTGTATTATGCAGTTATCTCCCGAATGGTGTACAGTGTAGATGGTGTAGAAGTCGAAACATTCtagaaggtaaaaatgtatggagatccccTCAACTATATAGGACAGTCTGAAATAGCCCCcacaaccttttttttctttttcggatTGCCACCCTTTAATCTATCATGACCCGGGGTCCCTTTTGGTTTTAAAACcgatgcggaagtgcccaatttttttttttttttttgcttgtgcCCAGAAGACgtcagacccgccacaaatatagggaattcactgttcacacggatagagtctcccttgtatttgcacggtgtcgcacaagtacaagatataaTCACACAGTATAATAATCCACATATAATCACCACATCACATTCATTCCATCATAAGTTTATCATATGATATTCacaaatccacatctatcagtttaaaacGTTTTCCACTCGGAAACTCAATTGAAACACTAAGAATCATGAAAAACCAaggaaaacctttttaaaaccgttttccacacggaaattttttttaaaaaaaacacgcTACCACAAGGGGTAGAGAGCTATTTTCATAAAGCTTAAattaaagcttaaaattttattagatttaatgATTCTATTAGTTACTAATTATTGATTGACGCAGTTCTGTTTGTAAAAAAGTGATTAAAGTCATTAAATTTGGTGAAAGCACTAGTGACTTAGACAAAATCCCCATTTTTTTTGACTGAATCatttaattccaaaaaaaattaggagTTGAAGGGTCTTGATCCAATGAGGGGCCTATTTCAGAATGGCCTAAGTCGAGGGggtcaatatatatttttacctctaGAGTAATTAACTTTTCGCATGATTCGGTGCcgttctttttgctttttttttttttttttctctctccagaCTCAAATTCTGTTACTGTCTGTGCGAAGTGATGATAAATTGCTGCAGCCTACACATTTGTGATGTTTGTttggaaacaaaaagaaagaaaaaaaaatagtaatatttcGAGTAttgactctcttttttttttaaaaaaatgatgaatttgGATGCTGCCCAACAATAACAAGAATGGAGAAGCGTATCTGCCAGCATCTAATCCATAAAGTTtgagtttcaaaaaaaaaaaaaaaaaaaaaaaaaaacagtaaatggGACCAAGCAAGGCCTTATTTTCATTGTTATGATGCATTCCCATTTTGTGCTGAttggaaatttttgataaatttaatcTACCATCTTTCAGGTAGCGGAGCGAACTCTATTCTTATGGAACAACGACCATGTTCGGGACCTCATCATTCAAAACCGCAAAGTCATACTCCCGATAATCTTTCCGTCTTTGGAAAGGAATATAAGGAGTCACTGGAACCCAGCCGTCCAAAGTCTAACCCTAAACGTGCGGAAGCTCTTTCTCGACGCCGACCGCGAGCTTTTCAAAGAATGCTCGGTTAGATTCCAAGAGGACGAAGCCAGAGAAGACGAAGTACGAAAGAAGAGGGAATTCATTTGGAAGCGGTTAGAAGAAGTTGCCGCATCGAAAGCGGTTAGTAACGAGCCCGTTCTAGTCTTTCGATTCGCCTCTTCCCGTAGCCTGGGCAAGTCGAGCCCGAGAGCAAAATCATGATTCGGCGGAGGTGCGTATGGGACTGTTTCATTATACATAGGTCCATTCCTTTGTTTTTTTCCGTTTCTTTTAGTCGTATTCATCGTGCTCGAAGAAGAGTGGCGTTTTGGGGCGCTTCTCAGGATAGGCCATCAAAAGACGCATGTATACAATCACAAATTATTACAGAGACGGGTAAATTAAACCGACGGTCGCTGAATTTGTTTTGTAGGTTTCACTTACATCTCCGAACTTCACTTTGTTTCAGTTGAGGCCTTGAGGTTCGAAAACTATTTCAATAGGATGAGTTCAGAAATCGACGTTCAGTGCCCGAATCGAAACTATAACTGAGGTTCGGAGACGGAAGTGAAACTTAACTGTAAGTTCAGTGACCAATAAGCGTAAATTTACCCTCACAGAGTTGATGCTTTTGCCGATTCGTTGTATTGTTTTCCTGTTATATTTATTACCAGCATACATGCATATGCAGTATTTTGGGAGTGATTCGAAAACTCGTCGGCGTCGGCTCGACAATGTTATGCTGTTAGTAGTTCTGCATTGCAGGTTTTGTATGAGTATCAGCATTTGCTTTTCTCTTATGTTGTGGGATTCTGAAGAGGCTTGTTTGTTTTGTGGCAGTAACTCCAGGTTTGGAGGTATTtggttttttgaaaaatattttagaatatagTTTTTGATCtagaaaagtatttttctttcGTTCGGTTAATCGTGGAAAAGTTAGTTTCagatttatgaaaatttagtatttttgtttttcaaatcttttatctGGAAAATTAGAAACTCTCAAAaaagttgttttttatgattttttttttttgaaaataattgttcgtgttttatttttggaaaaataattgTTCATGGTTATTTCGGATATGCCAGGAACCCCTCTCTCTAGGCTGCATTAATGGGTATGgatcctagttagttaattcgcaaattatttgtaaattattcacgaattattaaaaattcgaattaaacggtccgtttataaatttttcttaaaaaaaatgaattattcgtgaatttttgggccagccgaattatttgcgaattatttccgaattattaaaaatatgaataaaaagcttataatttttatttttaaatataaattatcttatattttatatcttatattttatattttataccgaatccgttttttaagccgaatttttcaacgaatttaaaaataagaaaacgaattttatgcgtattatatctgtaccgaatttttgccgaatctgaaTTCACTAAGTATGGTATGGATTTCCAAAGTTTTACCCGAATCTGAATCTAAACAAGGCGAATTTATCCGATGCTAAACAGATATGATTTTTGATACGGATATAAAGAAAACTTGATGGATTTAGATTCNtccaaattaattgaatttttgttagaaaattttttaaactatttagaacaagatctatccTCTTGATTttaattacaagactcctattatcattttttaaagaatattcattttcagctgttaatttttgtgtccactcgatggataagagaacagtattgaaaatgtataaaaattgatttctaaacacttcaagtggtatagatcatgttcaacgatgccgatcgtcgattcagaagctccatcatcgaaacaaatgggtggcaacggagtccgttttctTATCGATGATTTCtagcaactctctctctctctctctccttctctttctcttctctctctctttattatatatatatatatataatatattattatgtttgatgctgtattcaagttgtattaaaaaaaaatagattttaatataatattttttacaatataGTAAAGAACAGTTATTTTGGAATGGTTTCAGGTCCACATTCGGGTTTAGGCGGTTTTATGTCAGCTCCAGTTTAAATATGTTTTCAAAATTCGCCATCGGAATTCTATAGTATCCTTGGGTTCTGCAGGCTGTGAGATTTCAGATCCATACATTAATAGTAGGTAGACAATATGCTGTTATACTGTTACTTGTAACTTTGAGGACTTTCGCTTActacttagggtgagagacagaaaaataaaaatgaaggagaaatatattgaaatttagagctctgtgaaagaaagaaagaaagaaacataatataaatttagtgaaatttttcttttttatttgctaattaatttgtttttgatgCGAGCAACAATATTGGCGCCAATTTTAACAAAACTGAAAATCATTCACTCAGTTATATAttaatgtaaaattatataatatttatatattttttaatatatatattttatagtgatagactactatgctatgaaaatatagagattgagttattcaaaattttaacttttgattaagaattgtatggttggcgATGGATTGCGTCCTCCCTAGAGTATTAAAAATTactctagaattgagtggtccctataAGGTGATAATAGTTTAATCTAAGATAAGAAATGATAACAGGGATATATTAAGAACAAAAAATCGAAGCACCAGATTTTTCTATCACTTTCGATAGTTAGtagttctattatatattatataatatatcgaGCCTTTTCTAGCCTAATTCGAACAAGCCGAGTAATCTCAAGGCTCGCGCTCATTTAATTTTgaagtcgagctcgagcgagccaaataatCGAGTCGAACGCGGTCAACTGCGAGCTGGCTCGTCATTTGCCAGGCCTACAGGATAGTATGCAGGGGCTGTTTGATCTTTTGACCGCCTCGTTGTTGTCACCTTATCCGTCAtcggatttgggttcggattcgaagATTCGAATTTCAAGTTTGAtagtcgggtttgggtttggatttttgaaaatctgtcTGAAATCCGGTCCAATTGACATCCCTAGCTCGAATGTAATCATACTTGGAACAAAAAGTGTGTGGGGGTGTAAT
Protein-coding regions in this window:
- the LOC109717904 gene encoding serine/threonine protein phosphatase 2A 59 kDa regulatory subunit B' gamma isoform-like; the protein is MNIKQFLGRLPRKPSSFSFEPLSAFRDVPSSDRPALFLQKLSLCSAVFDLSSAPTPHNDVKLQTLLELVDYLGPAGSSAKFSEAAVQSAVRMVAANIFRPLPPSSSASAADSPLEPCIGIGADDDFEPFLDPAWPHLQAVYEFFLRFVASPQTDPKIAKRYVDHAFVRRLLDLFDSEDPREREYLKTILHRVYGKFMVHRPFIRRAVADVLCRFVFETERHNGVAELLEVLGSVISGFALPLKEEHKLFLARALVPLHRPRCVAAYHQQLARCVAQFVEKDCKLADAVIAGILRYWPVTNSAKEVLLLGELEEVLEATQPPEFLCCAIPLFRQIGRCINSSHFQVAERTLFLWNNDHVRDLIIQNRKVILPIIFPSLERNIRSHWNPAVQSLTLNVRKLFLDADRELFKECSVRFQEDEAREDEVRKKREFIWKRLEEVAASKAVSNEPVLVFRFASSRSLGKSSPRAKS